In Clostridium sp. DL-VIII, the following proteins share a genomic window:
- a CDS encoding N-acetylmuramoyl-L-alanine amidase, whose product MQIKRKFIMLAIFIAMIISLFPGMEAKADSSDVNIISKSQVTADQAKSWAKSRGATDTFVSLAELYFKYYSDHGNINPAIAYAQAAKETNFGNFGGVLDESFHNPCGLKIAAGGSDTDKDAHIRFDNWDQGVQAHLDHLALYAGADGYPRDNTYDQRQFRTIKGVAPTVESLDGKWAPSVTYGDEISALYQEMILHSGASTVTGWTKSNGSWYYYNQDHKMATGWIKPDNNWYYLYGDGTMATGWLKSGEAWYYLKSSGAMAAGSWITYNGSAYYLDQAGKMLTNTKINGFNIGADGRREGGNGQIIAIDAGHDYGSDGGAVYTINGVTYKEVDLNIQIAAKLKDELEKKGYTVVMTRDEGEMPNYGSLSSSLAHRVDTANNTNANLFISIHHNAVDGIPTAEGVETYYSVHPKDAAYGGDLDSDKIEKSKEIAQAINDKIANEIGANNRGIKSDANAAVGSLFVLRNTKMPGILIEVGFISNAEEAARCADPNSQQKIAEAIAEGVSENLH is encoded by the coding sequence ATGCAGATTAAAAGGAAATTTATTATGCTTGCAATTTTTATTGCTATGATAATAAGTTTATTTCCAGGAATGGAAGCAAAGGCAGATAGCAGTGATGTTAACATAATATCAAAGAGTCAAGTTACTGCTGATCAAGCTAAAAGTTGGGCAAAATCAAGAGGAGCAACAGATACATTTGTTAGTTTAGCAGAGTTGTATTTTAAATATTATTCAGATCATGGAAATATAAATCCGGCAATTGCTTATGCACAAGCGGCAAAGGAAACCAATTTTGGTAACTTTGGTGGCGTGCTGGATGAAAGTTTTCATAATCCTTGTGGGTTAAAGATAGCAGCTGGTGGATCTGATACAGATAAGGATGCTCATATAAGATTCGATAATTGGGATCAAGGCGTACAAGCTCACTTGGATCACTTAGCACTATATGCAGGAGCAGATGGATATCCAAGAGATAATACATATGACCAAAGACAATTCAGAACAATTAAAGGAGTCGCACCTACTGTAGAATCATTAGATGGAAAGTGGGCTCCAAGTGTTACATATGGTGATGAAATCAGTGCATTATATCAAGAGATGATTTTACATTCTGGAGCTAGTACAGTTACCGGCTGGACAAAATCAAATGGAAGTTGGTATTATTACAACCAAGACCATAAGATGGCAACAGGTTGGATCAAACCTGATAATAATTGGTATTATTTATATGGTGATGGAACAATGGCAACTGGCTGGCTTAAATCAGGCGAAGCATGGTATTACTTAAAAAGTAGTGGAGCTATGGCAGCAGGAAGCTGGATTACATATAATGGTAGTGCATATTATTTGGACCAAGCAGGTAAAATGCTTACTAATACTAAAATAAATGGCTTTAATATTGGAGCAGACGGCAGAAGAGAAGGCGGTAATGGCCAAATAATAGCAATAGATGCAGGTCATGATTACGGCAGTGATGGTGGAGCAGTATATACAATAAATGGTGTAACTTATAAAGAAGTAGATCTCAATATTCAAATTGCAGCTAAGTTAAAAGATGAACTTGAAAAAAAAGGTTACACTGTAGTTATGACAAGAGATGAAGGCGAGATGCCAAATTATGGTTCATTAAGTTCAAGCCTTGCGCATAGAGTTGATACAGCTAATAATACTAATGCAAATTTATTTATAAGTATACATCATAATGCTGTTGACGGTATACCAACAGCAGAGGGAGTTGAAACCTACTATAGTGTACATCCTAAAGATGCAGCATATGGAGGTGACTTAGACTCTGACAAAATAGAGAAATCTAAGGAAATTGCTCAAGCAATAAATGATAAGATTGCAAATGAAATTGGAGCAAATAATAGAGGTATTAAAAGTGATGCTAATGCGGCAGTAGGAAGTTTATTTGTTCTTAGAAATACTAAGATGCCAGGGATATTAATTGAAGTTGGATTTATTTCAAATGCAGAAGAGGCAGCAAGATGTGCAGATCCTAATAGTCAGCAAAAAATAGCAGAAGCGATTGCAGAAGGTGTTTCAGAAAACTTACATTAG
- the recQ gene encoding DNA helicase RecQ produces the protein MDIKQKVFYALKKYYGFDSLRKGQFEIINSILSGKDTFCLMPTGGGKSICYQIPAIIMQGVTIVISPLISLMKDQVDNLLGVGIKAAYINSTQNMDTIKNILIEASMGEYKILYISPERLESKIFRDMIKDLHICQISIDEAHCVSQWGHDFRKSYLEISRFYSSLKNKPVISAFTATATEEVREDSIKLLGLNNPYVYKGDINRENLNISVLKEIDKLETLKDIIREKEGEAGIVYCASRKEVDSLYYYLKDLGYNVGKYHGGLKDEEKERFQEEFLYENIDIIIATNAFGMGIDKSNIRFVIHFTLPQNIESYYQEIGRGGRDGERCDCYLFYCEADISRVEYIINKSSLISRREIQLKKFQALIDYCIFKECYRKYILNYFGNERKLNYCNNCGNCLNNDELKDFTRESQMILATVFRTKERYGISVLIDILKGFKGPKIVQNNLDKITTYGLMKEYDSTFIKDLIKSLLNEGFVDLKEGTYSMLKLNARSMKLLKSQETVVFKILDKKEPLLNKQLFEALKKWRKDKAYRERIKPYIIFSDTSLVAISNSKPQNFDELLEIRGVGVKKIEAYGKEILNIIQAFGEEEMTK, from the coding sequence ATGGATATTAAACAAAAAGTTTTTTATGCTTTAAAGAAATATTATGGTTTTGACAGCCTAAGAAAAGGCCAATTTGAAATCATAAATAGCATTTTGAGTGGTAAGGATACTTTTTGTCTTATGCCAACCGGAGGCGGGAAATCTATTTGTTATCAAATACCAGCAATAATTATGCAGGGCGTAACTATAGTAATATCTCCTTTGATTTCACTTATGAAAGATCAGGTGGATAATCTGCTTGGGGTTGGAATAAAGGCAGCATATATAAACAGTACTCAAAATATGGATACAATAAAAAATATATTAATTGAAGCATCAATGGGAGAATATAAAATACTTTATATTTCACCAGAAAGGCTTGAATCTAAAATTTTCCGAGATATGATTAAAGACCTTCATATTTGCCAGATTTCAATAGATGAAGCACATTGCGTATCTCAGTGGGGACATGATTTTAGAAAGAGCTATTTGGAAATTTCACGATTTTATAGCAGTCTTAAAAATAAACCTGTAATTTCAGCTTTTACTGCAACTGCAACTGAGGAAGTAAGAGAAGATTCTATAAAACTCTTAGGATTAAATAATCCATATGTATATAAGGGCGATATTAATAGAGAAAATCTTAATATAAGTGTACTTAAAGAAATAGATAAACTGGAAACATTAAAAGATATAATACGAGAAAAAGAGGGAGAAGCAGGAATAGTCTATTGCGCATCAAGAAAGGAAGTAGACAGTTTATATTATTATTTAAAAGATTTAGGATATAATGTAGGTAAATATCATGGTGGTCTTAAGGATGAGGAAAAAGAAAGATTTCAAGAAGAATTTTTATATGAAAATATAGATATAATAATTGCAACCAATGCCTTTGGTATGGGGATTGATAAATCAAATATTAGATTTGTAATACACTTTACTCTTCCTCAAAATATAGAATCTTATTATCAGGAAATAGGCAGAGGAGGCAGAGATGGAGAAAGGTGTGACTGCTATTTATTTTATTGTGAGGCAGATATAAGCAGGGTAGAATACATAATAAACAAAAGTTCCTTAATAAGTAGAAGGGAGATTCAACTTAAAAAGTTCCAAGCTTTAATTGATTATTGTATTTTTAAAGAGTGTTATAGAAAGTATATATTAAATTATTTTGGAAATGAGCGTAAACTGAATTATTGCAATAATTGCGGCAATTGCTTAAATAATGATGAATTAAAAGACTTTACAAGAGAGAGCCAGATGATACTGGCAACAGTTTTTAGAACTAAAGAAAGATATGGAATATCAGTGCTTATAGATATTCTAAAAGGATTTAAGGGACCAAAGATAGTTCAAAATAATCTTGATAAGATAACTACATATGGATTAATGAAGGAATATGACAGCACATTTATAAAGGATTTAATTAAGAGTCTTCTAAATGAAGGCTTTGTTGATTTAAAAGAAGGTACATATTCAATGCTGAAGTTAAATGCTAGATCAATGAAACTATTAAAAAGTCAAGAAACGGTGGTATTTAAAATTCTAGATAAAAAGGAACCTCTTTTAAATAAACAACTTTTCGAAGCTTTAAAGAAGTGGAGAAAAGACAAAGCTTATAGAGAGCGCATAAAACCATATATAATATTTTCTGATACAAGCTTAGTTGCAATATCAAATAGTAAACCTCAAAATTTTGATGAATTATTAGAAATTAGAGGAGTTGGTGTTAAGAAAATCGAAGCTTATGGGAAGGAAATATTAAATATAATACAGGCATTCGGAGAGGAAGAAATGACAAAATAA
- a CDS encoding calcium-translocating P-type ATPase, PMCA-type, whose translation MKYFNESIQSVLKDLDVNLESGLEETEVEKRNQTYGKNEFTTREEGSIFEDIKGALLEPMMLILLVAALVSAIIGEVYDSIGIVCAVAIGITIGIITEGKSKKAAEALAKMTEDIVVKVLRNSTVVQISKSDLIPGDLVYLETGDMIPADGRFIETIDLKVREDMLTGESDDVKKDAKAIIQMEEIKISGNKKAQDPIPAKQVNMGFCGTLIAYGKAMMVVTSIGDNTEMGKIAEELQRQEEETPLQRKLGDFGKVITQISSVIAAILFIFMVVKMMLSDKLNIDTSGIIPFLDSIDPVKTAFIVCIALIVAAVPEGLPTMINMTLAITMQKMAKINALVTKKEACETIGSVSVICSDKTGTLTQNRMTVENLYLNGRFLEDKKEIDEYFIKNCLINSTAHINFENGKFNYLGNSTECALLSYLQEYDYQDERKENKIIHQIPFSSKSKFMATVVKINKDEVVLAKGAPEVILSNATHEILNGSQKELTKERKNEIMQDIQKLQAKSMRILGFGFRIIDEVEAEAAVTSEISILRQVESGKETSGLIFSGFVAIKDPLRPDVANAILIAKNAGVETKMLTGDNINTAVAIGNELGMLKNGMKAVEATYIDTLSDKELQNEIKNIAIVARSKPETKMRIVEALQNNGEVVGVTGDGINDAPALTKADVGIAMGISGSEVSKNAADIILTDDNFATIIHGIEWGRGVYENFQRFIQFQLTVNIIAFLIAIISQILNFDMPFTTIQLLWINIIMDGPPALVLGLEPIRNNVFNKKPVARNSSIITKTMITSILFNAIYVTLVLFIQMKFNVLGASKEKIGSASEMETVLFGLFAFNALFNAFNCREFGIDSILPNFLKNTTAIKTILITGIAQIIFTQFFTTFFNSVTLSLLMWIKVVALSLLIIILNEVIKFILRFTKMIKKNNEC comes from the coding sequence ATGAAATATTTCAATGAAAGTATACAATCTGTTTTAAAAGATTTAGATGTCAATTTAGAAAGCGGCTTAGAAGAAACAGAAGTTGAAAAAAGAAATCAGACATATGGAAAAAATGAATTTACAACTAGAGAAGAGGGCAGCATATTTGAAGATATAAAGGGCGCTTTGCTAGAACCAATGATGCTTATTCTTTTAGTTGCAGCTTTGGTAAGTGCAATTATTGGTGAGGTTTATGATTCTATTGGCATTGTATGTGCTGTAGCCATAGGAATAACAATTGGTATAATCACAGAAGGAAAATCAAAGAAAGCTGCTGAAGCTTTAGCTAAAATGACAGAAGATATTGTTGTGAAAGTATTGAGAAATTCTACTGTAGTACAAATAAGCAAAAGTGATTTGATACCAGGAGACCTTGTTTATCTTGAAACTGGAGATATGATTCCAGCAGATGGCCGGTTTATTGAAACTATAGATTTAAAGGTCAGAGAAGATATGTTAACTGGAGAATCTGATGATGTAAAAAAAGATGCTAAGGCCATAATTCAGATGGAAGAAATAAAAATAAGCGGAAATAAAAAGGCTCAAGATCCAATTCCTGCAAAACAGGTTAACATGGGCTTTTGCGGAACTCTAATTGCTTATGGTAAAGCAATGATGGTAGTAACAAGTATTGGTGATAATACTGAAATGGGTAAAATTGCAGAAGAACTTCAAAGACAGGAAGAAGAAACCCCTCTTCAAAGAAAATTGGGTGACTTTGGGAAAGTAATCACTCAAATATCTAGCGTTATAGCAGCAATACTATTTATATTTATGGTAGTAAAGATGATGTTGTCAGATAAATTAAATATTGATACATCTGGAATAATACCTTTTTTAGATTCAATAGATCCAGTTAAAACTGCATTTATAGTATGTATTGCCTTAATAGTTGCAGCTGTGCCTGAGGGGCTGCCAACAATGATTAACATGACTTTAGCAATTACAATGCAGAAAATGGCTAAAATTAATGCATTGGTAACTAAGAAAGAAGCATGTGAGACAATAGGTTCTGTCAGTGTGATTTGTTCGGACAAAACAGGAACTCTAACACAAAATAGAATGACTGTAGAAAATCTTTATTTGAATGGAAGATTTCTAGAAGATAAAAAGGAGATAGATGAATATTTCATAAAAAATTGTCTTATTAATTCCACTGCTCATATTAATTTTGAAAATGGAAAGTTCAATTATTTAGGAAATTCAACAGAATGTGCATTGCTTTCATATTTGCAGGAATATGATTATCAAGATGAAAGAAAAGAAAATAAAATAATTCATCAGATACCATTTAGTTCTAAGAGCAAATTTATGGCAACAGTAGTAAAGATAAATAAAGATGAAGTAGTGCTTGCTAAAGGTGCTCCAGAAGTAATATTATCTAATGCTACTCATGAAATTTTAAATGGTAGTCAAAAAGAGTTAACAAAAGAAAGAAAAAATGAAATTATGCAGGATATACAGAAGCTTCAAGCTAAGTCAATGAGGATTTTAGGCTTTGGATTTAGAATTATAGACGAGGTAGAAGCGGAAGCTGCTGTTACTAGTGAAATAAGTATTTTAAGACAAGTGGAATCAGGTAAGGAAACAAGTGGATTAATATTTAGCGGCTTTGTAGCAATAAAAGATCCATTAAGACCGGATGTAGCTAATGCTATTTTGATAGCTAAGAATGCTGGCGTTGAAACTAAGATGTTAACTGGTGATAATATAAATACAGCAGTTGCAATAGGAAATGAGCTCGGAATGCTTAAAAATGGAATGAAAGCAGTGGAAGCAACATATATTGATACCTTAAGTGATAAAGAGTTGCAAAATGAAATTAAAAATATAGCAATTGTAGCTAGAAGTAAGCCAGAAACAAAGATGAGAATTGTAGAAGCACTCCAAAATAACGGGGAAGTAGTTGGAGTTACAGGAGATGGAATAAATGATGCACCAGCATTAACGAAAGCAGATGTTGGTATAGCAATGGGAATTTCGGGTTCAGAAGTTTCTAAAAATGCAGCTGATATAATTTTAACAGATGATAACTTTGCCACAATTATTCATGGTATAGAGTGGGGAAGAGGAGTATATGAAAACTTCCAAAGATTTATACAGTTTCAGTTAACAGTAAATATAATTGCATTTTTAATCGCGATTATATCACAAATTTTAAACTTTGATATGCCATTTACTACAATTCAGTTATTGTGGATTAATATAATAATGGACGGACCACCAGCATTAGTTTTAGGATTAGAACCTATAAGAAATAATGTGTTTAATAAAAAGCCAGTAGCCAGAAATTCAAGTATAATCACCAAAACCATGATTACAAGCATATTGTTTAATGCTATATATGTTACATTGGTTTTATTTATTCAAATGAAATTTAATGTTTTAGGTGCATCTAAAGAGAAGATTGGGTCAGCAAGTGAAATGGAAACTGTTTTATTTGGATTATTTGCGTTTAATGCATTATTTAATGCTTTCAATTGTAGAGAATTTGGTATAGATAGTATATTACCTAATTTTTTAAAGAATACTACAGCTATTAAGACAATTTTAATTACAGGAATAGCACAAATCATATTCACTCAGTTTTTCACCACATTTTTCAATTCTGTGACATTATCATTATTAATGTGGATTAAAGTAGTAGCGTTATCACTTTTAATAATAATATTGAATGAAGTTATAAAATTTATTCTAAGATTCACGAAAATGATTAAAAAAAATAATGAATGTTAA
- a CDS encoding HD-GYP domain-containing protein — translation MLEEYNYDMYQDIINSMVATLEAKDFYTYGHSTRVAEMAYTLGKILGMTEKELKLIHIAGDLHDIGKIGVPDSVLNKPGKLEFNEWELMKKHPFIGYTILSKASTFKDISEVVLYHHERWDGSGYPKGLKEEEIPLASRILAVCDSVDAMKSDRPYRKSISDDICREEINKNKGIMYDSQIAECMLKNWDNVVNKLYN, via the coding sequence ATGCTTGAGGAATATAATTATGATATGTATCAGGATATTATAAACAGTATGGTAGCTACATTAGAAGCTAAGGACTTTTATACATATGGTCATTCAACTAGAGTGGCGGAAATGGCATATACTCTAGGAAAAATTTTGGGAATGACAGAAAAGGAATTAAAGCTGATACACATTGCGGGAGATTTGCATGATATCGGAAAAATTGGAGTGCCCGATAGTGTTTTAAATAAGCCAGGAAAACTGGAATTTAATGAATGGGAATTAATGAAAAAGCACCCTTTCATAGGATACACTATACTTAGTAAAGCAAGTACTTTTAAGGATATTTCTGAAGTGGTCTTATATCATCATGAAAGATGGGATGGAAGTGGATATCCCAAAGGGTTAAAAGAAGAGGAAATACCATTAGCGTCAAGGATACTAGCAGTCTGTGACTCTGTAGATGCAATGAAGAGTGATAGACCATATAGGAAGTCAATAAGTGATGATATATGCAGAGAGGAAATAAATAAAAATAAAGGTATAATGTATGATTCTCAAATAGCAGAATGTATGCTTAAAAATTGGGATAATGTGGTGAATAAGCTTTACAACTAG
- a CDS encoding PHP domain-containing protein, whose translation MYNKGDFHIHSTFSDGGCTPKEIVMMAKKKNVDIIALTDHNNTDGIDEAILEGYKLGIKVIPGVELSTVYKKSKVHILGYFKDNSYKNELLTKILQNIKKHKISKIKYLFEAHMPFDNRNDKLCVENGIEILKFFGAVVILAHPVLLNRSDFKEIIKMNLDGLEAKYFSNKTEDTEYFLEIAKNKNLLYTAGSDFHNYNKFHRTHGLIGDVYLNRIEIYNFLTGGNLPYF comes from the coding sequence ATGTATAATAAAGGTGATTTTCATATTCACTCAACCTTTTCAGATGGAGGATGTACCCCTAAAGAAATAGTGATGATGGCTAAGAAAAAAAATGTAGACATTATTGCTTTAACTGATCATAATAACACAGATGGCATAGATGAAGCTATTTTAGAAGGCTATAAACTTGGTATTAAGGTAATTCCAGGAGTTGAACTTTCAACTGTTTATAAAAAATCTAAAGTTCATATTTTAGGATATTTTAAAGATAATAGTTACAAAAACGAACTTCTAACAAAAATATTACAAAATATAAAAAAACATAAAATTTCTAAGATTAAGTACTTATTTGAAGCTCATATGCCTTTTGATAATAGAAACGATAAATTATGTGTAGAAAATGGAATAGAAATTCTGAAATTTTTTGGTGCAGTAGTTATCCTAGCACATCCTGTGCTTTTAAATAGATCTGATTTCAAAGAAATTATAAAAATGAACCTTGATGGTCTCGAAGCTAAATATTTTAGTAACAAAACTGAAGATACTGAATATTTTTTAGAAATAGCAAAAAATAAAAATTTACTTTATACAGCGGGTTCAGATTTTCATAATTATAATAAATTTCATAGAACTCACGGCTTAATAGGTGATGTTTATCTAAATAGAATTGAAATATATAACTTTCTGACAGGCGGTAATTTACCTTATTTTTAA
- a CDS encoding CAP domain-containing protein has translation MKKAVSRRIINVCIATATITALLPFRASAQWYQNSDRTWSYLDENTKVKGWKNVSGIWYYLNTNGIMQTGWVSDSGNWYYLNSAGEMKTGWIMDNEKWYYLNYSGVMQTGWIRDDGKWYYADSNGVMETGTVNISDKLYCFNESGELQQTKDYLAESSKIAADSSAVDVSGLPQLPNNYSISVQASAESQILELMNEKRTEAGLQPLMLDNTLVQIARYKSDHMIQYNYFDHTTPEGNNWTSWLDAIGYKYMSTGENIAYNNYDPVELFNQWWNSPEHKANMMKPSYNKVGIGVINGNGKCMGTQTFSN, from the coding sequence ATGAAAAAAGCTGTATCGAGAAGAATCATTAATGTATGTATTGCAACAGCAACAATTACTGCACTATTACCGTTTAGAGCATCTGCACAGTGGTATCAAAATTCTGATAGAACATGGAGCTATCTAGATGAAAATACTAAGGTTAAAGGATGGAAAAATGTTTCAGGAATATGGTATTACTTAAACACAAATGGGATAATGCAAACAGGCTGGGTTTCTGATAGTGGGAATTGGTATTATTTGAATTCGGCTGGGGAAATGAAAACAGGATGGATTATGGATAACGAAAAGTGGTATTATCTAAACTATTCTGGAGTTATGCAAACGGGATGGATAAGAGATGATGGAAAATGGTATTACGCAGATAGCAATGGAGTAATGGAAACAGGAACTGTAAATATTTCAGATAAGCTATATTGCTTTAATGAATCTGGTGAATTACAGCAAACAAAGGATTACTTAGCAGAAAGCAGTAAGATTGCAGCAGATAGTAGTGCGGTAGATGTAAGTGGCTTGCCACAATTGCCAAACAATTATTCTATAAGTGTACAAGCTTCTGCTGAAAGTCAAATTCTTGAATTAATGAATGAGAAAAGAACAGAAGCTGGATTACAACCATTAATGCTAGATAATACATTAGTACAGATTGCCAGGTATAAAAGTGATCATATGATACAATATAATTATTTTGACCATACTACTCCAGAAGGAAATAATTGGACAAGCTGGCTAGATGCAATAGGTTATAAGTATATGTCCACGGGTGAAAATATAGCATATAATAATTATGATCCTGTTGAATTATTTAATCAATGGTGGAATTCACCAGAGCATAAGGCAAATATGATGAAACCTTCTTATAATAAAGTTGGAATAGGCGTTATTAACGGAAACGGAAAATGTATGGGAACACAAACATTTTCTAACTAA
- a CDS encoding Cof-type HAD-IIB family hydrolase encodes MIKLIASDMDGTLLNKNHKIDKETVAAINKAEEAGIVFAISTGREYDTVEPLLKENNIICQCVLMNGAEYRDEYGNILEEINIELDKASKIINILHQEKVSARIFTNKGIYTTDSKEEALKEMVYRTLSFNPKLTENEAIEIAKMQPYFINLNYISDLDEFLNSGIEVRKFVAFHNNIELINKMKKVIGEIEGIAVSSSFIDNIEITHVTAQKGIILAKVAEKMGLKREEVLVLGDSFNDYSMFTEFTESVAMGNAIPEIKEIAKYITDTNDNLGVAKAIYKILEEQK; translated from the coding sequence ATGATAAAACTTATTGCATCAGATATGGATGGAACTCTATTAAATAAAAATCATAAAATAGATAAAGAAACTGTAGCAGCTATAAATAAAGCAGAAGAAGCAGGAATCGTATTTGCTATTTCAACAGGAAGAGAATATGATACTGTGGAGCCACTTTTAAAAGAAAATAATATAATATGTCAATGTGTACTCATGAATGGTGCAGAATACAGAGATGAGTATGGAAATATATTAGAAGAAATTAATATAGAACTTGATAAAGCATCTAAAATTATAAATATACTTCACCAAGAAAAAGTATCTGCACGAATATTTACAAATAAAGGTATATATACAACGGATAGTAAAGAAGAAGCATTAAAAGAGATGGTATATAGGACTTTGTCTTTTAATCCAAAACTTACCGAAAATGAGGCTATAGAAATTGCTAAAATGCAGCCATATTTTATTAATCTCAATTATATTTCGGATTTAGACGAATTCTTAAATAGCGGAATAGAAGTTAGAAAATTTGTGGCCTTTCACAATAACATAGAACTTATAAATAAAATGAAAAAAGTCATAGGAGAAATAGAAGGAATTGCTGTTTCCTCTTCGTTTATTGATAATATAGAAATTACTCATGTTACAGCACAAAAAGGAATTATACTTGCAAAAGTAGCTGAAAAGATGGGCCTTAAAAGAGAGGAAGTTTTAGTACTTGGAGATAGTTTTAATGACTATTCAATGTTTACAGAATTCACAGAATCAGTAGCTATGGGAAATGCTATTCCTGAAATAAAGGAAATAGCAAAATATATAACTGATACAAATGATAATTTAGGAGTTGCAAAGGCAATTTACAAAATTTTAGAAGAACAGAAATAA
- a CDS encoding aldose epimerase family protein: protein MAIEKKLFGKMPDGREVDIYTLKNANGMAVEICTYGGAIVSSLVPSKTGEFCDVVLGYDTLENYLKGDRFFGALIGRFANRIQYAKFTINDKEYNVAQNNGENHLHGGIKGFDKVVWDAEIIDSQSNSLQLSYLSVDGEEGYPGNLKVKVNYVLTDDNAIEINYNAVSDKDTIINLTNHTYFNLSGHSSGDVLNQKLMINADKFTVNDAYSIPTGEIKAVEGTPMDFRNLTPIGQNINSDYEQIILGKGFDHNWVLNTNGSDKIKAAQAIDENTGIVLDVYTTTPGVQFYSANYLNESDIGKNKSVYNRRNAFCLETQYFPNSINCNSFKSPLFKAGEEYNHRTIYKFSTL from the coding sequence ATGGCAATAGAAAAAAAACTTTTTGGAAAAATGCCTGATGGAAGAGAAGTTGATATTTATACTTTAAAAAATGCTAATGGAATGGCAGTAGAAATTTGTACTTATGGAGGTGCAATTGTCTCATCACTTGTTCCTAGTAAAACAGGTGAGTTTTGCGATGTAGTTTTAGGATATGATACTTTAGAAAATTATTTAAAAGGAGATAGATTTTTTGGTGCTTTAATAGGACGTTTTGCAAATAGAATCCAATATGCAAAGTTTACTATAAACGATAAGGAATATAATGTAGCTCAAAACAATGGTGAAAATCATCTTCATGGTGGAATCAAAGGTTTTGACAAAGTTGTGTGGGATGCAGAAATAATTGATAGTCAATCCAACTCATTGCAGCTTTCCTATCTCAGTGTTGACGGCGAAGAAGGATATCCCGGTAATCTTAAAGTTAAAGTGAATTATGTACTTACAGATGATAACGCTATAGAAATAAATTATAACGCAGTTTCTGATAAAGACACAATAATAAATCTTACTAATCATACTTATTTTAATTTATCTGGTCATTCCTCTGGAGATGTACTTAACCAAAAACTTATGATCAATGCAGATAAATTCACTGTAAACGATGCGTATTCAATTCCTACTGGGGAAATAAAAGCTGTAGAAGGAACTCCTATGGATTTTAGAAACCTCACTCCAATTGGCCAAAATATAAATAGTGATTATGAACAAATTATTCTTGGAAAAGGTTTTGATCATAACTGGGTATTAAACACTAATGGTTCAGATAAAATAAAAGCTGCTCAGGCAATTGATGAAAATACCGGTATAGTTTTAGATGTTTATACAACTACTCCTGGAGTTCAATTTTACAGTGCAAATTATTTGAATGAGTCTGATATTGGTAAAAATAAATCCGTTTATAATAGAAGAAATGCATTCTGTCTTGAAACTCAATATTTCCCTAATTCTATAAATTGTAACAGCTTTAAATCTCCGCTCTTTAAGGCTGGAGAGGAATATAACCATAGAACAATTTATAAGTTTTCTACATTATAA